Proteins from one Pontibacter korlensis genomic window:
- a CDS encoding LiaF transmembrane domain-containing protein — MENRNQTPNDNYGDNWQSPRRGTGGKVIAGLLLITVGLVILAAKLNIFFLPYWVFSWQMLLIVLGLFVGFRHSFRKSSWLVLVLIGSVFLINDLVEGFNLRFYFWPIMLIGIGLWVMLKPRARYERRFNPAPGRGGAGPTYQNYSNGTGTGAPEADTYTNSTYSSEDVVDATAILGGIKKNIISKNFKGGEVVSVFGGNELNLSQADMQHPAVLETTQIFGGTTLVVPPHWLVKSEVVAILGGFDDKRPIMPGGYDPNKVLILKGTSVFGGLQVKSY; from the coding sequence ATGGAAAACAGAAATCAAACTCCGAACGACAACTACGGTGACAACTGGCAAAGCCCACGCCGAGGTACCGGTGGCAAAGTGATAGCAGGCTTGCTCCTGATAACAGTAGGTCTAGTCATACTTGCGGCCAAGCTTAACATCTTCTTTTTGCCTTACTGGGTTTTCTCATGGCAAATGCTCCTGATTGTACTCGGTCTCTTTGTAGGTTTCCGCCACAGCTTCAGAAAGTCCAGCTGGCTGGTTCTGGTGCTAATTGGTTCAGTCTTTCTGATAAACGACCTAGTGGAAGGCTTTAACCTGCGCTTTTACTTTTGGCCCATTATGCTGATAGGCATTGGCCTTTGGGTGATGCTAAAGCCGCGTGCCCGTTACGAGCGCCGCTTTAATCCTGCTCCAGGCAGGGGAGGCGCAGGGCCAACGTATCAGAATTACAGCAACGGTACTGGTACAGGCGCTCCGGAAGCAGATACTTATACAAACAGCACTTACTCTTCCGAGGATGTTGTGGATGCTACTGCCATACTAGGTGGAATCAAGAAAAACATCATCTCTAAGAATTTTAAAGGAGGCGAAGTGGTGAGTGTATTTGGTGGTAACGAACTTAACCTTAGCCAAGCGGATATGCAGCATCCTGCTGTATTGGAAACTACCCAAATATTTGGAGGTACTACGCTGGTAGTGCCACCGCACTGGCTGGTAAAGTCAGAAGTGGTAGCCATACTTGGCGGCTTCGACGATAAACGTCCCATAATGCCTGGTGGCTATGATCCCAACAAAGTACTTATACTGAAGGGTACTTCAGTCTTTGGCGGTCTTCAGGTTAAAAGCTACTAA
- a CDS encoding acyl carrier protein → MIATNTAIEREVIRIISKTKEIKADRLWADRMLQDFGFDIVDVVDIILELEKSFKITIPDEVKIDTVGDFVNYVATHTISRGN, encoded by the coding sequence ATGATTGCTACTAATACCGCTATTGAGAGGGAGGTTATCCGCATCATTAGCAAAACCAAAGAGATAAAAGCTGATCGCCTGTGGGCAGACAGAATGTTGCAGGACTTCGGGTTCGACATCGTAGACGTGGTTGATATTATCCTCGAATTGGAGAAGAGCTTTAAAATCACTATCCCGGACGAGGTAAAGATTGATACCGTGGGCGACTTTGTAAACTACGTTGCTACCCACACGATTAGCAGGGGAAATTAA
- a CDS encoding TetR/AcrR family transcriptional regulator has protein sequence METIERNDIKNKILQAAFSLFCQRGIKSVSMDNIAQHLAMSKKTLYKWFKNKDQVVFESTAGYLATVQKDCKMLIEGTENAIDELFKIMDLTKQVFSIIHPSIFHDLQKYHGDSWDLWVQHKQKFMLGKVKENIVRGIGEGLYRKDLDVEIMARMRLAVLELPFNAAVFPPHQYNIKQVQLAVLEHYMLGMATLKGHKLINEYKQVTEEE, from the coding sequence ATGGAGACAATAGAGAGAAACGATATTAAAAACAAGATACTGCAGGCAGCTTTCAGTCTGTTCTGCCAGCGCGGTATCAAAAGTGTGTCAATGGATAACATTGCGCAGCATTTAGCGATGTCTAAAAAGACACTGTACAAGTGGTTTAAGAATAAAGACCAAGTGGTGTTTGAATCCACGGCAGGCTATCTGGCTACGGTGCAGAAGGACTGTAAAATGTTGATAGAAGGAACAGAGAACGCCATTGATGAGCTCTTCAAGATCATGGACCTCACCAAGCAGGTTTTCTCCATCATACACCCTTCCATTTTTCATGATTTGCAGAAGTATCATGGCGATAGCTGGGATCTGTGGGTGCAGCATAAACAAAAATTTATGCTGGGTAAGGTGAAGGAAAATATTGTGCGCGGCATAGGGGAAGGGCTCTACCGGAAAGACCTTGATGTGGAGATCATGGCCCGCATGCGCTTGGCAGTATTAGAGCTACCCTTCAATGCTGCTGTGTTTCCGCCCCACCAGTACAACATTAAGCAGGTGCAGTTGGCGGTACTGGAACATTACATGCTAGGCATGGCGACCCTTAAAGGTCATAAGCTGATCAATGAGTACAAGCAGGTAACCGAAGAAGAGTAA
- a CDS encoding efflux RND transporter periplasmic adaptor subunit, whose translation MKRSIEIVSMVLLLSLAACSSGNDKEAQLAELKEQQAKLQEQIAELEAELKADGKAVAADLKTVPVSVTTLQKDTFRHYLEVQGRVDFTQNVMVSPKVPGVLTSMRVERGDRVSKGQTMATIDAQVLEQSIAEVKTRLDLARIAYEKQKNLWDQKIGTEMQYLTAKNNKETLERNLATLQQQREQYNIKAPISGVVDEVIPNAGEAVSPGIGIIRVVNLQGGKIVAEVSEANQDKVREGNQAVVYFPDLKKEVETTVEVVSSFIDPTSRTFTVELRLNNGQDITLRPNMVAVVRIQDYQNEGVLTLPVNLVQKDEKSAYVYVAQKQGNQYIATRKEVETGLSYGGNIEVLGGLSAGDMVITAGYQSVNQGQPVVFAGNSLTKK comes from the coding sequence ATGAAACGATCTATAGAAATAGTATCTATGGTGCTGTTGCTAAGTCTGGCAGCCTGTAGCAGCGGAAACGACAAAGAGGCGCAGCTGGCAGAGCTTAAGGAGCAGCAGGCAAAGCTACAGGAGCAGATTGCTGAACTGGAGGCAGAGCTGAAAGCTGACGGCAAAGCTGTGGCCGCTGACTTAAAGACGGTGCCGGTGTCAGTTACTACGTTGCAGAAAGATACTTTCCGCCACTACTTGGAGGTGCAGGGCCGTGTGGATTTTACTCAAAACGTGATGGTAAGTCCTAAGGTGCCTGGTGTGCTGACAAGTATGCGCGTAGAGCGTGGTGACCGTGTATCTAAAGGGCAGACTATGGCCACTATTGATGCACAGGTGCTGGAGCAAAGTATAGCGGAAGTAAAAACCCGCCTCGATTTAGCCCGCATTGCCTATGAAAAGCAGAAAAACCTCTGGGACCAGAAAATAGGCACCGAAATGCAGTACCTGACTGCCAAAAACAACAAAGAAACATTGGAGCGCAACCTGGCAACCCTGCAGCAGCAACGCGAGCAATACAACATCAAAGCACCTATCAGTGGGGTGGTAGATGAGGTTATTCCGAATGCCGGTGAGGCGGTATCTCCGGGTATCGGTATCATAAGGGTGGTAAATCTGCAGGGCGGTAAGATAGTGGCGGAGGTATCGGAAGCCAATCAGGATAAAGTACGCGAAGGCAACCAGGCAGTAGTATACTTCCCGGACCTGAAGAAGGAAGTGGAGACTACTGTAGAGGTTGTTAGCAGCTTTATCGATCCAACCAGCCGCACTTTTACGGTAGAGCTTCGCCTGAACAACGGGCAGGACATTACTCTTCGCCCAAATATGGTGGCCGTAGTGCGCATTCAGGATTACCAAAACGAGGGTGTGCTTACGCTGCCTGTTAACCTGGTACAGAAAGATGAGAAATCAGCTTATGTATACGTGGCTCAAAAGCAGGGTAACCAATATATAGCGACACGAAAGGAGGTAGAGACGGGGCTAAGCTATGGCGGCAATATTGAGGTATTGGGCGGCCTATCTGCCGGTGATATGGTGATTACAGCAGGCTATCAGAGTGTAAACCAGGGGCAGCCCGTGGTATTTGCAGGAAACAGCCTGACAAAGAAGTAA
- a CDS encoding efflux RND transporter permease subunit produces MKEFKPTSWSIDNKTSIYIITIIITLAGIFSYINLQKENFPDIVIPTMFVSTVYQGTSPSDMENLVTRPIEKEIKAISGVKKVTSNSMQDFSMIVVEFNTDVEVSDAKQQVKDAVDKARTDLPTDLTVEPDVQEVNFSEIPIMYVNVAGNHSLDQLKDYAEELQDRFEAFPEITRVDMVGALDKEVQVNVDLYKMQAAQVTFNDISTAIARENVTVSGGNITVGEAKRSVRVVGQYADPEKIGDIVLKSLGGANIKLGDIAEVREGFEEQESYARLGDQPVITLNVIKRSGENLIEASDKIRDAIEEMQGAALPRDLNITITGDQSKMTRHTLNDLINTIIIGFVLVTLILMFFMGTTNAIFVGLSVPISMFLAFILMPTFGFSLNMIVLFSFLLALGIVVDDAIVVIENTHRIYQTTNLNIVKSAKAAAGEVFVPVLAGTLTTVAPFLPLAFWPGIVGKFMFFLPITLIVTLMSSLLVAFIINPVFAVSFMKKHDAEPTSKRGSKLFWILIAVGFVVAVIGYIAGSYGLANLIMLAILLVLLNKFVLNGLINKFQGRVLPRFMTGYERLLRWMLVGKRPIGVFFGVIGLLFFSLFLTTVRPPKVEFFPSSDPNFVYAYINMPIGTDQAVTDSVTKIVEKRIYSVIGQKNPNVESVISNVAIGAGDQNDRSTTAQSHKGKVTVAFVEYKDRVGEKTTADYMSGIREAVQGIPGADITVDQEQSGPPVGKPISIEVAGEDFEGLIALSKQVEQYIDQQNIAGIEELRSDLEDSKPEIVVNIDRERANREGISTGQIGQEVRTAIFGTEASKFKRDEEEYPIQVRYAEPYRDNIDALMGMRITYRDMNSGLIRQIPLSSVATVEYSTTYGGIKRKNLKRVVTLESNVLDGYNANEVVQQIEESLQNFETPEGFEIGMGGQQEEQQETAGFLMIALVAAFCIIFLILVTQFNSISKPFIILSEVLFSIIGVLLGFSIFGMDASIVMTGVGIVALAGIVVKNGILIVEFTDILLSEGKELKEAIVEAGKTRLNPVLLTATATILGLIPLGLGLNLNFYTLFTEFEAGFFMGGDSAAFWGPLAWTIIFGLGFATAVTLLIVPVMYLLNEKLKDRLIGKEKRGTLKLQQQDQTVNGKVREYTV; encoded by the coding sequence ATGAAAGAGTTTAAGCCAACCAGTTGGTCGATCGATAACAAGACCAGTATCTATATCATCACCATCATCATCACACTGGCGGGTATCTTCTCCTACATCAATCTACAGAAAGAGAACTTCCCCGATATCGTAATCCCGACGATGTTCGTCAGCACTGTTTACCAGGGCACCTCTCCATCGGATATGGAGAACCTGGTAACGCGGCCTATAGAGAAAGAAATAAAGGCCATCTCCGGAGTAAAGAAAGTTACCTCCAACTCCATGCAGGATTTCTCCATGATCGTGGTGGAGTTTAATACTGATGTGGAGGTGTCGGATGCCAAGCAGCAGGTAAAAGACGCCGTGGACAAGGCGCGCACTGATCTGCCCACCGACCTTACAGTGGAGCCAGATGTGCAGGAGGTGAACTTCTCCGAAATCCCGATCATGTACGTGAACGTGGCGGGTAACCATAGCCTGGACCAATTGAAAGATTATGCAGAGGAGCTGCAGGATCGTTTTGAGGCCTTCCCGGAAATAACCCGAGTAGATATGGTGGGTGCACTGGATAAGGAGGTACAGGTAAATGTAGACCTCTACAAGATGCAGGCCGCCCAGGTAACCTTTAATGATATTTCCACAGCGATTGCTCGCGAAAACGTAACGGTGTCTGGTGGCAACATAACGGTAGGCGAAGCCAAACGCTCTGTGCGCGTGGTAGGGCAGTACGCCGATCCTGAGAAGATAGGAGACATTGTGCTGAAATCGTTAGGTGGTGCCAACATCAAACTTGGTGACATTGCTGAAGTGAGAGAGGGCTTTGAGGAGCAGGAAAGCTACGCACGACTGGGCGACCAACCGGTAATTACCCTCAACGTTATTAAGCGAAGCGGCGAAAACCTCATTGAGGCCTCTGACAAAATACGTGATGCGATAGAGGAGATGCAGGGTGCTGCTTTGCCACGCGACCTGAACATTACCATCACTGGCGACCAGTCTAAAATGACGCGCCATACCCTAAACGACCTGATCAACACCATCATCATCGGTTTTGTGCTGGTAACCCTGATCCTGATGTTCTTTATGGGTACCACCAATGCCATTTTCGTGGGTTTGTCGGTGCCAATCTCCATGTTCCTGGCCTTTATCCTGATGCCGACTTTTGGATTCTCGCTGAACATGATCGTACTGTTCTCGTTCCTGTTGGCCTTAGGTATAGTGGTAGACGATGCCATTGTGGTTATTGAGAATACTCACCGGATTTACCAGACTACCAACCTGAACATTGTTAAATCTGCAAAGGCAGCTGCCGGTGAGGTGTTTGTGCCTGTGCTGGCAGGTACGCTTACTACTGTGGCACCGTTCCTGCCGCTGGCTTTCTGGCCGGGTATAGTGGGTAAGTTCATGTTCTTCCTGCCAATTACCCTTATCGTTACCCTGATGTCGTCGTTGTTAGTGGCCTTTATCATCAACCCGGTGTTTGCGGTGTCCTTCATGAAGAAGCACGATGCGGAGCCAACTTCAAAGCGAGGCAGCAAGCTTTTCTGGATTCTGATTGCCGTGGGTTTTGTGGTGGCGGTAATAGGCTACATTGCCGGCTCATATGGCCTGGCTAACCTTATCATGCTGGCGATTTTGCTGGTGCTGCTAAACAAATTCGTCCTGAATGGCCTGATTAACAAGTTTCAGGGTCGCGTGCTACCACGTTTTATGACAGGCTATGAAAGGCTGCTGCGCTGGATGTTGGTAGGTAAACGGCCAATCGGGGTGTTCTTTGGTGTCATCGGCTTACTGTTCTTCTCGTTATTCCTGACAACAGTGCGTCCGCCAAAGGTAGAGTTCTTCCCGAGCAGCGATCCCAACTTTGTGTATGCTTACATCAATATGCCTATTGGTACTGACCAGGCTGTTACCGACTCTGTGACCAAGATCGTGGAGAAGCGCATTTACAGTGTGATCGGGCAGAAAAACCCGAATGTGGAATCGGTGATTTCGAACGTGGCCATTGGGGCCGGAGATCAAAACGACCGCTCCACCACAGCACAATCTCACAAAGGGAAGGTTACCGTTGCCTTTGTAGAGTATAAAGACCGTGTGGGAGAAAAAACAACCGCTGATTATATGAGCGGCATCCGTGAGGCGGTGCAGGGTATACCAGGCGCTGATATTACAGTGGACCAGGAGCAGAGCGGCCCGCCAGTGGGTAAGCCAATATCGATAGAGGTTGCAGGAGAGGACTTTGAAGGGTTGATAGCCCTGTCGAAGCAGGTGGAGCAGTACATTGACCAACAGAACATTGCCGGTATAGAAGAACTGCGCTCTGACCTGGAAGATAGCAAACCGGAGATAGTGGTGAACATAGACCGTGAGCGGGCTAACCGGGAAGGCATCAGCACCGGGCAAATTGGCCAGGAGGTACGCACGGCCATTTTTGGTACAGAGGCTTCTAAATTTAAACGCGATGAAGAGGAGTATCCTATACAAGTGCGTTATGCAGAGCCTTACCGCGACAACATTGATGCCCTGATGGGAATGCGAATCACCTACCGCGACATGAATTCAGGTTTGATTCGCCAGATTCCATTGTCATCCGTGGCTACGGTAGAGTACTCAACTACCTACGGTGGTATTAAGCGGAAAAACCTGAAGCGCGTGGTAACGCTTGAGTCTAATGTGCTTGATGGCTACAACGCCAATGAGGTGGTACAGCAGATAGAAGAATCGCTGCAAAACTTTGAGACTCCGGAAGGCTTTGAAATAGGTATGGGAGGCCAGCAGGAAGAGCAGCAGGAAACAGCCGGTTTCCTGATGATTGCCCTTGTCGCAGCTTTCTGCATCATCTTCCTGATTTTGGTGACGCAGTTCAACTCCATATCCAAGCCGTTCATCATCTTATCGGAGGTGCTGTTCTCCATTATTGGTGTGCTACTCGGCTTTTCCATTTTTGGGATGGATGCTTCTATTGTAATGACAGGAGTGGGCATTGTGGCACTTGCAGGTATTGTTGTGAAGAACGGTATACTTATTGTGGAGTTCACCGACATTCTTCTGAGCGAAGGCAAGGAGTTGAAGGAGGCAATTGTAGAGGCGGGTAAAACACGTCTAAACCCAGTGTTGTTAACGGCTACGGCTACCATACTTGGTTTAATACCGCTGGGGTTAGGCTTAAACCTTAACTTCTACACTTTGTTCACAGAGTTCGAAGCAGGTTTCTTTATGGGGGGCGATAGTGCAGCCTTCTGGGGGCCACTTGCCTGGACCATCATTTTTGGCTTAGGCTTTGCGACTGCTGTAACGCTGCTGATTGTGCCAGTGATGTACTTGCTGAATGAAAAACTAAAAGACAGATTAATAGGAAAAGAAAAACGTGGCACCCTTAAACTGCAGCAGCAGGATCAGACGGTGAACGGGAAAGTAAGAGAATACACAGTTTAA
- a CDS encoding TolC family protein, with translation MKKQISLILALLTLLSTSYGQGEQEPMRLSLQESINYALQHRASLQATRNEERIAKARVGEIRATGLPQIDASLEVGDNFVQQQSFLPAEFFQNPDDPNSPPPGTFVPVTFIPAYTGNATLTASQLLFDGSYLIGLKAAKTYTDLSRKTTTQSEIEVAEQVSKAYYGVLVNGERTELLRQNIIRLDTLLYQTRVMFENGVAEKLDVDRLRVQLNNLKVEQQKTERLMQLSENLLKFQMGLAQNQPVLLTDKLAEVDIDMSQLHPQSFNYSSRIEYSLLETQQSLTELDLRNRKSGYLPKLYLNARYGYNAASNEFRDVTRTGNYLEYGYVGGQLTLPIFDGLRKHYQIQQAKITVENTKLGFETLRQSIDLELKQASTELTNALDVLDAQQENLELAQEIARVAKIKFQEGVGTNLEVVTAETDLREAQTNYYAAMYDALIAKVNLEKASGTLLTK, from the coding sequence ATGAAAAAACAGATTAGCCTGATACTAGCCCTGCTGACGCTGCTTAGTACAAGCTACGGCCAGGGAGAGCAGGAACCAATGCGCCTGAGTCTGCAGGAAAGTATAAATTATGCTTTACAGCACAGGGCCAGTCTGCAGGCAACCCGGAACGAAGAACGGATTGCCAAGGCAAGGGTGGGCGAGATTCGCGCAACAGGGCTGCCACAGATAGATGCATCGCTGGAGGTTGGCGATAATTTTGTGCAACAGCAAAGCTTCCTGCCGGCAGAGTTCTTCCAGAATCCAGACGACCCCAACTCACCACCGCCAGGTACTTTTGTGCCAGTTACTTTTATTCCGGCCTATACTGGTAATGCCACCCTTACAGCCAGCCAGCTACTGTTCGACGGATCTTACCTGATAGGCCTGAAGGCTGCAAAAACCTATACAGACCTCTCCCGCAAAACCACTACCCAAAGCGAAATTGAGGTAGCTGAGCAAGTAAGCAAGGCTTATTATGGTGTGCTGGTCAATGGCGAGCGTACGGAGCTGCTCAGGCAAAATATTATTCGCCTCGACACGCTGTTGTACCAAACCCGTGTGATGTTTGAAAATGGCGTTGCCGAAAAGCTGGATGTGGATCGCCTGCGTGTGCAGCTCAATAACCTGAAAGTAGAACAACAGAAAACAGAGCGCCTGATGCAGCTAAGTGAAAATCTGCTCAAGTTCCAGATGGGGCTGGCACAAAACCAGCCCGTGCTGCTAACCGACAAGCTGGCTGAGGTAGACATAGATATGAGCCAGTTGCACCCTCAAAGCTTTAATTACAGCAGCCGCATAGAGTATTCTTTACTAGAGACACAACAAAGCCTGACCGAACTGGACCTGCGCAACCGTAAGTCAGGTTATCTTCCTAAGCTATACTTAAACGCGCGCTACGGTTACAATGCAGCTAGTAATGAGTTCAGGGATGTAACCAGGACAGGCAATTACCTGGAGTATGGTTATGTTGGCGGACAGCTAACGCTGCCAATATTTGACGGATTGCGCAAGCATTACCAGATACAGCAGGCTAAGATAACGGTGGAGAACACGAAGCTAGGCTTCGAGACGCTGCGCCAAAGTATAGACCTGGAGCTGAAACAAGCATCCACAGAACTTACCAATGCCCTGGATGTGCTGGACGCACAGCAGGAGAACCTTGAACTGGCACAGGAGATTGCCCGCGTAGCTAAGATCAAGTTTCAGGAGGGTGTAGGCACCAACCTAGAGGTAGTTACTGCCGAAACAGACCTGCGCGAGGCACAAACTAACTACTACGCGGCTATGTACGATGCCCTGATTGCCAAGGTAAACCTGGAGAAAGCCAGCGGTACATTACTCACAAAATAA
- a CDS encoding LytR/AlgR family response regulator transcription factor → MIKCLVIDDEPLARSIVTEYLQRHPEIKVAQECGDGFEGVKAIMQHQPDLIFLDIQMPKINGFEMLELVEQAPGVIFTTAFDEYALKAFEANAVDYLLKPFSQERFDAAIKKWLEKRNISSAENKAADLNEVPAKQPEEQLRIVVKAANDIRIIPVRDVLYLEAYDDYVKVHTAEGLFLKKKTMSYYERVLDSKQFVRVHRSYIIPLSQLTRIEPLEKDTHVALLKNGVRVPLSRSGYTKLRAVLGI, encoded by the coding sequence ATGATCAAGTGTTTAGTAATAGATGATGAGCCCCTGGCCCGAAGTATTGTGACGGAATATTTGCAACGCCATCCTGAGATAAAAGTAGCCCAGGAGTGTGGTGATGGTTTCGAAGGGGTGAAGGCTATCATGCAGCATCAGCCTGATCTAATCTTTCTGGACATACAGATGCCCAAGATTAACGGGTTCGAAATGCTGGAGCTGGTGGAACAGGCGCCGGGCGTTATTTTCACTACAGCTTTTGATGAATATGCTCTAAAGGCTTTCGAGGCCAATGCTGTAGACTACCTGCTCAAGCCTTTCAGCCAGGAGCGCTTTGATGCTGCTATAAAAAAGTGGCTGGAGAAGAGAAATATAAGCTCTGCCGAAAACAAAGCCGCTGACCTGAATGAAGTACCTGCCAAGCAGCCTGAAGAGCAACTGCGTATTGTGGTAAAAGCTGCCAACGATATCCGCATAATACCGGTAAGGGATGTGCTGTACCTGGAGGCTTATGACGATTATGTAAAGGTGCATACTGCTGAGGGCCTCTTCCTGAAAAAGAAAACCATGAGCTACTATGAGCGTGTGTTGGACTCAAAACAATTTGTACGTGTGCACCGATCCTATATAATACCTCTCTCCCAACTCACCCGCATAGAACCGCTGGAAAAAGATACCCATGTGGCCCTGCTAAAGAATGGGGTACGTGTGCCGTTAAGCCGAAGTGGCTATACAAAGCTGCGCGCTGTATTGGGTATATAG
- the pheS gene encoding phenylalanine--tRNA ligase subunit alpha: MVENIQQVAQEIEAAPLTNAAELEQFRIAYIGRKGRIADLFNNLKEVVPEQRREVGQQLNTLKNRAQERFDQAQEQLANAADSNADTGFDFTLPTIPNTLGTRHPLSLVRQEIVRIFERIGFNVAEGPEMEDDWHNFSALNFPENHPAREMQDTFFLSEDKEKLLRTHTSTVQVRLMENNQPPLRSIMPGRVYRNEAISARAHMVFHQVEGLYVNKGVSFKDLKETLYYFAKEMFGQDTQIRFRPSFFPFTEPSAEIDITCFICKGEGCNICKGSGWVEIGGSGMVDPAVLQSSGIDPEVYSGFAFGMGIERITMLKYQIKDLRLFTENDVRFLRQFEGVI, from the coding sequence ATGGTGGAGAACATACAACAAGTAGCACAAGAGATAGAAGCAGCACCACTTACCAATGCTGCCGAGCTGGAGCAATTCCGCATTGCTTATATAGGCCGCAAGGGCCGCATAGCTGACCTGTTTAACAACCTGAAGGAAGTTGTTCCAGAGCAGCGCCGTGAGGTGGGCCAGCAGCTAAATACCCTGAAGAACCGTGCACAGGAGCGTTTTGATCAGGCACAGGAGCAGTTAGCTAATGCCGCCGACAGTAACGCTGACACTGGATTTGACTTTACACTACCAACTATACCAAACACACTGGGTACACGCCACCCGCTCTCGCTGGTGCGCCAGGAGATCGTCCGTATTTTTGAGCGCATCGGCTTTAACGTAGCCGAAGGACCTGAGATGGAAGATGATTGGCATAACTTCTCAGCCCTGAACTTCCCAGAGAACCACCCAGCGCGTGAGATGCAGGATACTTTCTTCCTGAGCGAGGATAAAGAGAAGCTGCTTCGTACACACACTTCTACCGTTCAGGTGCGCCTTATGGAGAATAACCAACCGCCGCTCCGCAGCATTATGCCGGGCCGTGTGTATCGTAACGAGGCTATTTCGGCGCGTGCGCACATGGTATTCCACCAGGTGGAGGGCCTGTATGTAAACAAAGGCGTAAGCTTTAAAGACCTGAAAGAAACTCTTTATTACTTTGCCAAAGAGATGTTCGGTCAGGACACGCAAATTCGTTTCCGTCCTTCATTCTTCCCATTCACGGAGCCAAGCGCTGAGATAGATATTACCTGCTTCATCTGTAAAGGTGAGGGCTGCAACATTTGTAAAGGCAGCGGATGGGTAGAGATAGGCGGCTCAGGCATGGTGGATCCTGCCGTGTTGCAAAGTTCCGGCATTGATCCTGAAGTATACTCTGGCTTTGCTTTTGGTATGGGTATAGAGCGTATTACTATGCTGAAGTACCAGATAAAGGACCTGCGCCTTTTCACCGAAAACGATGTACGCTTCCTGCGCCAGTTCGAAGGCGTGATCTAA
- a CDS encoding sensor histidine kinase: MSPSRVILAYLVWALLWAAVQAVLLWWIGFSLYVAATDALLTNLLLTAGGYAMGTGLRYYQPSIKEAAYLLGWSMGLAAVSTALFYWVTSRVFAGDVVYLDFVDATLPVRFVFTWLLVLLLLLLSWFWFYTLERQQDEQRRATAEKLAREAELHTLRQQLQPHFLFNSLNSISALVVARPEQARRMIQQLSDFLRGTLRKDNQQQVSLADELKHLELYLEIEKVRFGHRLQTAIEVQNETMNMHLPALLLQPVVENAIKFGLYDTVGDTVINIKATIQDHHLLLQVQNPYDPITARPQHGTGFGLSSVQRRLYLLYARQDLLQTKQEENQFITSIKIPQKL, from the coding sequence ATGTCTCCGAGCCGCGTTATACTTGCTTACCTTGTATGGGCGCTGTTGTGGGCAGCGGTGCAGGCAGTGTTGTTATGGTGGATTGGTTTTAGCCTGTACGTAGCGGCAACTGATGCACTGCTAACTAACCTGTTGCTTACAGCCGGAGGCTATGCTATGGGTACAGGTCTGCGCTACTACCAGCCAAGTATAAAAGAGGCCGCTTACTTATTGGGCTGGAGCATGGGGTTGGCAGCCGTGAGCACAGCGCTTTTTTACTGGGTTACTAGTAGGGTTTTCGCAGGTGATGTAGTATACCTCGATTTTGTTGATGCCACCTTGCCTGTAAGGTTCGTATTTACCTGGCTCTTGGTACTGCTACTGCTGCTGCTTAGCTGGTTCTGGTTCTATACTTTAGAACGGCAACAAGATGAGCAACGCCGTGCCACTGCTGAGAAGTTAGCACGTGAAGCGGAACTGCATACTTTGCGCCAACAACTGCAGCCCCATTTCCTGTTTAACAGCCTTAACTCTATTAGCGCACTGGTGGTAGCAAGGCCGGAGCAGGCGCGAAGAATGATACAGCAGCTTTCCGACTTTCTGCGTGGCACATTGCGCAAAGACAATCAGCAGCAAGTAAGCCTGGCAGATGAGCTAAAGCACCTGGAGCTCTACCTGGAGATCGAAAAAGTACGTTTCGGGCATCGCCTGCAAACTGCCATTGAAGTACAAAATGAAACGATGAACATGCACCTGCCAGCCTTGCTGCTGCAGCCAGTAGTGGAGAATGCTATCAAGTTTGGCCTTTACGATACTGTGGGCGATACGGTGATCAACATTAAGGCCACTATACAGGACCACCATTTGCTGTTGCAGGTGCAAAACCCTTACGACCCTATTACTGCGCGCCCGCAGCATGGCACCGGCTTCGGCCTTAGCTCAGTGCAGCGCCGCCTGTACCTGCTCTATGCCCGGCAGGATTTGCTTCAGACAAAGCAAGAGGAGAACCAATTTATTACCAGCATCAAAATTCCGCAAAAACTATGA